The Pectinophora gossypiella unplaced genomic scaffold, ilPecGoss1.1 Pgos_45, whole genome shotgun sequence genome includes a region encoding these proteins:
- the LOC126381318 gene encoding piggyBac transposable element-derived protein 2-like isoform X2: protein MNHLSDNQIETYLSRLEAGYVSEDNLEDSGSEPEDDPETFYESSEAIARDLQENKTILPGEPDLGVIGNTVVRLARIVPRRVNHIIYFDNYYTSLPLVSYLYKQGIYSLGTVQLNRLPKVKLPDKKKIMKKDIPRGFHEENTTTYDNVEVSATIWKDNKPVTLLSTYVGALPVTTVQRYDKKQKKRVDIDCPKVIREYNANMGGVDLMDSFIGRYRIRIKSRKWTMRLFYHMLDMTIINAWILSRNINALKGHKSLRLAEFRLALADTLCELDDTGNSSGASSPTTKRGRPSNASIEKAILEVKRKRVPGQTAPGKDVRLDKVAHWPVWSDRGRCKYPFCKGYTQTICIKCGVFLCFNKKNNCFHKYHITN, encoded by the exons ATGAACCATTTATCTGATAATCAAATTGAAACGTATTTGAGTCGTTTAGAGGCTGGATACGTCTCTGAAGATAATTTAGAGGATAGTGGTAGTGAACCTGAAGACGATCCGGAGACATTTTATGAAAGTTCTGAAGCGATCGCGCGAGATCTTCAAG AAAACAAGACAATCTTACCCGGAGAACCTGACCTAGGCGTCATTGGAAATACTGTTGTTCGCTTGGCACGTATAGTACCTAGAAGAGTGAATCACATAATATATTTCGATAATTACTACACTTCACTGCCATTAGTATCCTACTTATACAAACAGGGAATCTATAGCCTAGGTACAGTACAGCTCAATCGGCTTCCGAAGGTGAAGTTAccagataaaaagaaaataatgaaaaaagacATACCAAGGGGTTTTCATGAAGAAAATACGACCACTTACGATAATGTTGAAGTATCAGCAACAATTTGGAAAGACAACAAACCTGTTACTCTGCTATCGACATATGTAGGAGCACTACCAGTAACAACTGTACAAAGATACGACAAAAAGCAAAAGAAAAGAGTAGATATTGACTGTCCGAAGGTAATAAGGGAATACAATGCAAATATGGGAGGAGTGGATTTGATGGATAGTTTTATAGGACGCTATAGAATTAGAATAAAGAGTCGAAAATGGACTATGAGACTTTTTTATCACATGCTCGATATGACAATTATAAATGCTTGGATATTATCAAGAAACATAAATGCTCTAAAGGGACATAAAAGTCTAAGACTTGCTGAGTTCAGGCTGGCGttggcagatacactttgtgaGTTAGATGATACAGGAAATTCTTCTGGTGCTTCTTCACCGACGACAAAGCGCGGTAGACCCAGTAATGCTTCAATTGAAAAGGCAATTCTAGAAGTTAAGAGAAAAAGAGTTCCAGGACAAACGGCACCAGGTAAAGATGTTCGTTTAGATAAAGTTGCACATTGGCCAGTGTGGTCTGATCGTGGGAGATGCAAGTACCCTTTTTGCAAAGGCTACACTCAAACAATATGTATAAAATGTGgcgtttttttgtgttttaacaaaaagaacaattgttttcataaataccatattacaaattaa
- the LOC126381318 gene encoding piggyBac transposable element-derived protein 2-like isoform X1, translating into MNHLSDNQIETYLSRLEAGYVSEDNLEDSGSEPEDDPETFYESSEAIARDLQGFVEDEEEQDDDEPDPPLIEEEADHTEDDPPLVNELVSASTSSTRIRVNRNLIWRKRNLEIPSSNLEFTGNTEFSPEVMSLDSPYQYFTYFFSDFIQNKIVEESNMYSTQKQVSNPFLIGKIDIRKFIGILTYMSVIHYPSIRLYWSDKYGYASIKNAMTCKRFEKIKSIIHFNDNNKHLPQNHPQHDKLHKVRPIISHLNEKFATIPPPQRLAVDEQVCASKIHHYMKQYLPNKPHKWGFKLYVICSIYGFAHQFEVYCGEENKTILPGEPDLGVIGNTVVRLARIVPRRVNHIIYFDNYYTSLPLVSYLYKQGIYSLGTVQLNRLPKVKLPDKKKIMKKDIPRGFHEENTTTYDNVEVSATIWKDNKPVTLLSTYVGALPVTTVQRYDKKQKKRVDIDCPKVIREYNANMGGVDLMDSFIGRYRIRIKSRKWTMRLFYHMLDMTIINAWILSRNINALKGHKSLRLAEFRLALADTLCELDDTGNSSGASSPTTKRGRPSNASIEKAILEVKRKRVPGQTAPGKDVRLDKVAHWPVWSDRGRCKYPFCKGYTQTICIKCGVFLCFNKKNNCFHKYHITN; encoded by the coding sequence ATGAACCATTTATCTGATAATCAAATTGAAACGTATTTGAGTCGTTTAGAGGCTGGATACGTCTCTGAAGATAATTTAGAGGATAGTGGTAGTGAACCTGAAGACGATCCGGAGACATTTTATGAAAGTTCTGAAGCGATCGCGCGAGATCTTCAAGGTTTCGTTGAAGATGAAGAGGAGCAGGATGACGATGAGCCAGATCCACCACTTATTGAAGAGGAGGCAGATCATACTGAAGATGATCCGCCTTTGGTAAACGAACTTGTTTCGGCTAGCACATCTTCAACGAGAATCAGGGTTAATCGTAACCTCATTTGGAGGAAAAGAAACTTAGAAATACCTTCGAGCAATTTAGAATTCACTGGTAATACTGAATTTTCTCCTGAAGTAATGTCTTTAGATTCGCCATACCAGtactttacatattttttcagcgatttcatacaaaataaaatagttgaAGAAAGCAACATGTATTCAACACAGAAGCAGGTATCTAATCCATTTTTGATTGGTAAGATAGATATCAGAAAGTTTATAGGCATTCTCACCTATATGTCTGTCATCCATTATCCAAGTATACGCCTTTACTGGTCTGATAAATATGGATATGCCTCCATAAAAAATGCAATGACATGCAAAagattcgaaaaaataaaatcaattatcCATTTCAATGATAACAATAAGCATTTGCCTCAAAATCATCCACAACACGATAAATTGCATAAAGTACGACCCATAATATCTCATTTGAATGAAAAATTTGCTACGATACCCCCACCACAGCGACTTGCAGTAGATGAACAAGTATGTGCTTCAAAAATACATCATTATATGAAACAATATCTGCCAAACAAACCCCATAAATGGGGGTTCAAACTTTATGTAATCTGTAGCATATATGGATTTGCTCATCAATTTGAAGTATATTGTGGCGAAGAAAACAAGACAATCTTACCCGGAGAACCTGACCTAGGCGTCATTGGAAATACTGTTGTTCGCTTGGCACGTATAGTACCTAGAAGAGTGAATCACATAATATATTTCGATAATTACTACACTTCACTGCCATTAGTATCCTACTTATACAAACAGGGAATCTATAGCCTAGGTACAGTACAGCTCAATCGGCTTCCGAAGGTGAAGTTAccagataaaaagaaaataatgaaaaaagacATACCAAGGGGTTTTCATGAAGAAAATACGACCACTTACGATAATGTTGAAGTATCAGCAACAATTTGGAAAGACAACAAACCTGTTACTCTGCTATCGACATATGTAGGAGCACTACCAGTAACAACTGTACAAAGATACGACAAAAAGCAAAAGAAAAGAGTAGATATTGACTGTCCGAAGGTAATAAGGGAATACAATGCAAATATGGGAGGAGTGGATTTGATGGATAGTTTTATAGGACGCTATAGAATTAGAATAAAGAGTCGAAAATGGACTATGAGACTTTTTTATCACATGCTCGATATGACAATTATAAATGCTTGGATATTATCAAGAAACATAAATGCTCTAAAGGGACATAAAAGTCTAAGACTTGCTGAGTTCAGGCTGGCGttggcagatacactttgtgaGTTAGATGATACAGGAAATTCTTCTGGTGCTTCTTCACCGACGACAAAGCGCGGTAGACCCAGTAATGCTTCAATTGAAAAGGCAATTCTAGAAGTTAAGAGAAAAAGAGTTCCAGGACAAACGGCACCAGGTAAAGATGTTCGTTTAGATAAAGTTGCACATTGGCCAGTGTGGTCTGATCGTGGGAGATGCAAGTACCCTTTTTGCAAAGGCTACACTCAAACAATATGTATAAAATGTGgcgtttttttgtgttttaacaaaaagaacaattgttttcataaataccatattacaaattaa